One Faecalispora anaeroviscerum genomic window carries:
- a CDS encoding phage portal protein, whose protein sequence is MNGDIRNRILRPEKIKLADDTDVTPNVIDYCLKKFHRHERRLAILEKYYQNETAIQARIMDDPDKPNNKVSHSFAKYITKIATAYFMGYGVKYEIDSPDETYKAAYKQALDDILESNMTKIKHFEEAKEMGKRGISYELLFINPEGKLKTQYYQADEMIPVFSQTPANFLTMVLRPYRLISIDGSSDDVEYVDVYTKLYVYNFVHRRGGQWKLQQKFSHNFSDVPVIVRMNNAELKGDFEDVMPQIDTYDKAVSDTSNNLDYFSDAYLVFEGIDDLLGEDEEGNELSSDQVAKLMKKNRMLFAPAGCKPGFITKDADDTTSENHKNRTFKDIFFLSQVPNLTDEEFAGNLSGVAIKYKLFGLEELCIEKETYFRSSETKKVRLITEYINALHNTNYDWRDVKLSFDRSAVANTYEAAQTINLLRDVLSEETLIGLYPEIDDPAAELKKKQKEQAAEENTGDGSESADDSSEEPEGVF, encoded by the coding sequence GTGAACGGTGATATAAGAAACAGGATACTGCGTCCAGAGAAAATCAAGCTGGCCGATGACACTGACGTGACTCCGAATGTTATTGATTATTGTCTGAAGAAATTTCACCGCCATGAGCGCCGGCTTGCCATCCTCGAAAAATACTATCAGAACGAAACGGCGATTCAGGCGCGTATTATGGACGATCCGGATAAACCAAACAACAAAGTTTCCCATTCATTTGCAAAGTACATTACAAAAATAGCGACGGCCTATTTTATGGGATACGGAGTCAAATATGAAATTGACAGTCCGGACGAAACGTATAAGGCGGCATATAAACAAGCGCTGGATGATATTCTTGAATCCAACATGACCAAAATCAAGCATTTTGAAGAGGCCAAGGAAATGGGAAAGCGCGGAATCTCCTATGAGCTGCTTTTTATTAATCCGGAAGGAAAGCTCAAAACACAGTATTATCAGGCTGATGAAATGATTCCGGTCTTCAGCCAGACGCCGGCGAATTTTCTCACGATGGTTTTACGTCCGTACAGGCTGATCAGTATTGATGGCAGCAGCGACGATGTGGAATATGTGGATGTGTATACAAAGCTCTACGTCTACAATTTCGTGCACCGGCGCGGCGGACAGTGGAAGCTGCAGCAAAAATTCAGCCATAATTTTTCCGATGTTCCCGTCATCGTTCGGATGAACAACGCCGAGCTGAAGGGTGATTTTGAAGACGTAATGCCTCAGATTGACACTTACGACAAAGCAGTCAGTGATACCTCCAATAATTTAGACTACTTCTCAGATGCCTACCTCGTATTTGAAGGTATAGACGATTTACTCGGAGAAGACGAGGAAGGTAACGAGCTGTCATCCGATCAGGTGGCCAAGCTTATGAAGAAAAACCGTATGCTTTTCGCTCCGGCTGGATGCAAGCCGGGCTTTATCACGAAAGACGCAGATGACACCACATCGGAAAACCATAAAAACCGCACATTCAAGGATATTTTCTTTTTAAGCCAGGTTCCAAATTTGACCGACGAAGAGTTTGCCGGAAATCTTTCCGGTGTGGCCATCAAATATAAACTGTTTGGCCTTGAAGAGCTTTGCATCGAAAAAGAGACTTATTTCCGCTCTTCCGAAACGAAAAAAGTCCGACTGATCACTGAGTACATCAATGCGCTGCATAATACAAATTACGACTGGCGTGATGTGAAACTTTCCTTCGACCGTTCGGCGGTCGCCAATACTTACGAAGCGGCGCAGACAATCAATCTTCTGCGTGATGTGCTTTCAGAGGAAACGCTGATCGGCCTTTATCCGGAAATTGATGATCCGGCAGCGGAGCTGAAGAAAAAGCAGAAAGAACAGGCCGCTGAGGAAAACACCGGTGACGGCAGTGAGTCTGCGGATGACAGCTCCGAAGAACCCGAGGGGGTCTTCTAA
- a CDS encoding capsid assembly scaffolding protein Gp46 family protein, whose translation MRKNKYLQFGIPRYCCFAGGGAAAQPADPTPADPAPADPAPKPADPALKEPEKAEPAKGAESTITAEQLETAKQQAATDAVEAYKRHLEEAKDFEKMTADEKVTYLQKQMADEKLSGYTTQKLSTAGLPVEFAAFVKGTDEKDTDERIKTLKAAYDKGVQAGVDQRFKANGYVPKGTAAGQPGEEEKKRPRGVSVK comes from the coding sequence ATGAGAAAAAACAAGTATCTCCAGTTTGGAATTCCCCGTTACTGCTGCTTTGCGGGAGGCGGTGCAGCTGCACAGCCTGCTGATCCCACTCCTGCCGATCCGGCACCCGCAGACCCCGCACCGAAGCCTGCAGACCCGGCCCTCAAGGAACCGGAAAAGGCAGAGCCGGCGAAAGGGGCAGAAAGTACCATCACCGCCGAACAGCTGGAAACTGCCAAACAGCAGGCGGCCACCGACGCCGTTGAAGCGTATAAGCGCCATCTGGAAGAGGCAAAAGATTTTGAAAAGATGACTGCCGATGAAAAAGTGACGTACCTTCAGAAGCAGATGGCGGACGAAAAGCTTTCCGGGTATACCACTCAGAAGCTTTCCACTGCCGGCTTACCGGTCGAATTCGCTGCCTTTGTCAAAGGGACGGATGAAAAGGACACCGACGAGCGGATTAAAACGCTCAAGGCCGCCTATGACAAAGGCGTACAGGCCGGTGTTGATCAGCGCTTCAAGGCGAACGGCTATGTTCCGAAGGGCACGGCTGCCGGCCAGCCGGGCGAAGAGGAAAAGAAGCGTCCGCGCGGCGTTTCTGTGAAATAA
- a CDS encoding minor capsid protein: MENFDYWLDRAEQNAKKEYQYAQRKAQLVTRWFNRCTHEMQRKINDYYRQYADKESISYQAAKIILSDRKELDMTLEKYQQLALQYPQDTVAKKLLDKLYRQRAVSREEFLILQLNMLATELYGNYAEASGQSLTKTFEEVYYKTLFDYQQYTGFGSAFNRISTHQIQAAVSTAWKGKNYSERIWGDHRVSLARYLNRIITSGAVQGTSNGQMAAELQKAMDMSAYQARRLIRTENSHVASKANLLGYEENGTARFRFRAVLDYKTSEICRSMDGRVFLVSEGRPGINMPPLHPFCRSKTVPAVEYDEDDTRIARNGKGETYKVPADMTYRQWYDEHVKGHADELLAEQKYKNGMADAKQYEKYKATLGKKAPRSLDQFQNLKYADPVAWDSLKSRYRSQSYQDRKSGK, encoded by the coding sequence TTGGAAAATTTCGATTACTGGCTTGACCGTGCCGAACAGAATGCTAAGAAAGAATACCAATACGCACAACGCAAGGCGCAGCTTGTCACCCGCTGGTTTAACCGCTGCACCCATGAGATGCAGCGCAAAATCAATGATTATTACCGGCAATACGCTGACAAAGAAAGCATCAGCTACCAGGCAGCTAAGATAATCCTATCCGACCGGAAAGAATTGGATATGACGCTGGAAAAATATCAGCAGCTTGCACTGCAGTATCCACAGGATACTGTAGCAAAAAAACTGCTGGATAAGCTGTATCGCCAGCGCGCGGTCAGCAGGGAAGAATTTTTAATCCTTCAGCTGAACATGCTGGCCACCGAGCTTTATGGTAATTATGCGGAAGCATCCGGGCAGAGCCTGACCAAAACTTTTGAAGAAGTCTATTACAAAACACTTTTTGATTATCAGCAGTATACCGGATTCGGAAGCGCCTTTAACCGAATCAGCACCCACCAGATACAGGCTGCTGTCTCTACCGCCTGGAAGGGAAAGAATTATTCCGAGCGCATTTGGGGAGATCATCGTGTGTCCCTCGCCCGCTACCTGAACCGGATCATTACCAGCGGGGCCGTTCAGGGAACTTCCAACGGCCAGATGGCAGCGGAACTGCAGAAGGCGATGGATATGAGCGCCTATCAGGCACGGCGGCTGATTCGTACAGAAAACAGCCATGTAGCGTCTAAAGCCAATCTTTTAGGCTATGAGGAAAATGGAACAGCGCGTTTTCGGTTCCGAGCGGTGCTGGATTACAAAACGTCGGAGATCTGTCGGAGCATGGACGGAAGAGTGTTTCTGGTCAGTGAAGGCAGACCCGGCATAAACATGCCGCCGCTTCATCCGTTCTGCCGTTCCAAGACGGTTCCCGCTGTTGAATATGATGAAGACGATACCCGGATTGCGCGAAACGGAAAGGGCGAAACCTATAAAGTGCCGGCTGATATGACATATCGGCAGTGGTACGACGAGCATGTGAAAGGTCACGCCGACGAGTTGCTGGCAGAGCAGAAATATAAAAACGGAATGGCCGACGCGAAGCAGTATGAAAAGTATAAAGCCACGCTTGGCAAAAAGGCCCCGCGCAGTCTCGACCAGTTCCAAAATTTGAAATATGCCGATCCGGTCGCGTGGGATTCCCTCAAGTCACGGTACCGAAGCCAGAGTTATCAAGACCGTAAATCCGGAAAATAA